The genomic interval AAAGAGATCGAAATGCAGGCTGCGCCGTCCGGCAGAGAGGCAAGTTATACCAGCGGCGTTGTCCTGATGTGCGCAGGCGTTGCCTGCCTGAGCGCCAATGATGCAGTAGCCAAGGCGCTGACCTCGCACTACCCGCCGCTTCAGATCCTGTTTCTGCGTAACGTGGTCGCCTTGCCCTTCACCGTGCTCATCGCCATCACCATGGGTGGATGGCAGGCGCTGAAGACCTACCGGCCCGCGGCACACCTGCTGCGCGGAGCGCTCTGGGTCTGCGCCACGATGATGTTCTTCACGAGCTTTATATATCTCGGACTTGCGGAGGCCACCGCGCTGATCTTCGTGGCGCCTTTCTTCATTACCGTCATTTCGGCGCTGTTTTTGGGCGAAAAGGTCCATATATGGCGATGGCTGGCGGTCCTCTTCGGTTTCCTCGGCGTTCTCGTGGTCATCCGCCCGGGCGGGGCGACCTTTCAGGCGGCCTCACTGCTGCCCGTTGCCACAGCACTTGTCTACGCATTGCTGATGCTCAGCGCGCGCTGGGTCGATGCGCGTGAGAGTGTGTGGACACTGCTGGTCTATCTGACGGGCACGGCGGCGCTGATCAGCGTGTTCATTGTGCCCTTCGTCTGGGTGCCGGTGCGCCTCGAAGACCTCTGGCTTTTTGCGGCCATCGCCGTTTTTGGAACGGCGGGCATGACAATGATGACGCAGGCCTTTCGGCTGACCCCGGCGGTTATTGTCGCGCCGCTGGACTATACCGCGCTCGTCTGGGCCACGCTGTTCGGCTGGTTGATCTGGCGGGAAAGCCCGGACGCCGCGACCTTCCTGGGCGCCGCGATCATCATCGCCAGCGGCGTTTTCACGATCTTCCGGCAAAAAGGGAAAGCCGCATGACCCTGCAGAAACGTAACATTCACGGAGACGGATAACAGATGGCACGCCAACCGCATGCGCCGTTAGCTTTTGATATCCGACCGGCAAGATGGGCGCACTTTGAGGCCGTTATGGGAGAGAAAGGCGGCTGTGGCGGGTGCTGGTGCATGTTATGGAGACGCAGCGCCAAGGCGATGGAAGCCGGAAAGGGTGATGGAAATCGGCAGGCCATGAAGGCGATCTTCGACAGCGGCGCTGTTCCGGGGCTTGTCGCAATGCATGGAGACGAGGCTGTCGGGTGGATCCAGGTCGACCGGCAATCGGCATTCCCGCGCCTTGCATCGTCACGAATCCTGAAGCCGGTGGATGAACAGGCGGTCTGGAGCGTCTCATGTTTCCTGGTCGACAAGCGATACCGGCGTCAGGGGCTCTCGCTCAAACTGTTGAACGCGGCTGTCGAATGGGCCCGTATGCACGGGGCAGCAATCGCCGAGGGCTACCCGATCGATACGCCAAAAGCAAAATATCCGGCCGTCTATGCCTGGACCGGTTTCATGGGAACATATATCAGCGCCGGTTTCACCGAGGTCGCCCGCCGATCCGAGACCCGACCGATCATGCGAAAGCAGTTGAAAAATGATGGAGAGGATTGAGATGATCAAAGGCAGATGCGAATGCGGCGCGGTCGCTTTCGAGGTGGAAAATGTGCGCGACACCGTCACGGTCTGCCATTGCAGCCAGTGCAGGCGAACCAGCGGTCATCTCTGGGCATCGACCCACGCGCCGTTCGACCAACTGACATTCCTGAATGACGAAGGACTGCGATGGTATGCATCGTCTGATCATGCAAAACGCGGCTTTTGCACGCATTGTGGATCCAGCCTGTTCTACCGCATGAATGATGAAGCCGGCATCGGCATCGCCGCCGGTTGCCTGGACGACACCTCCACCTTGCACATCAGCAAACACATCTTCGTTGCCGACAAGGGTGACTACTATCCTCTGCCTGACGACGCCGAGATTATCGAGAACAGCTAGATGTGAACTTTCAGGAGGTTTGGACCTGTCACGGTTTCGTTACGCCCCAGGTGCTCGTTTGAGCCACTTTCCATTCGAAAGCGACGGGGCTTTTCCAGCCCAGCGCTGAGTGGCGTCGCCGTGGATTATAGAAGCCGTTGATGTACTCGAAGAGTGCCATTTCAACCTGCCTTCGCGTTTCCCATGACCTCCGCCAGATCAGTTCAGCCTTGATCGTTTTGTAGAACGTCTCGACTGCCGCGTTATCATAGCAATTTCCTTTACCGCTCATTGATATTTTGAACCCATGTTGGTGCAGGATTTTCTGGTAGTCGTGCGAACAATATTGACTGCCTCGGTCGGTGTGATGGATGCAGCCCTCGGGCGGCGTCCTGAATGCGATGGCCATGTTCAGCGCCCGGATCGCCAAGTCCCGTTTCATCCGGTTCGAGAAGGCCCAGCCGATCACTCGGCGAAAATGCAAGTCCAGGGACACAGCCAGATACAGCCAGCCTTCGCGGGTCCAGACATAACGGATGTCACCCGCCCACTTCTGGTTTGGCGCGTCAGCTTTGAAGTCACTATCCAGCAGGTTTGGCGCGATGTTGAACCCGTGGTCGCTGTCCGTCGTCACTTTGTGTTTGCAGGTTCTGACCACGGATATGCCATTCTGGCGCATCAGTCTGCCCACACGGCGGTGCCCCACATTCAGGCCGATGTCCTTCAACTCTTACGTCATCCGTGGTCTGCCGTAGCTGCCCAGGCTCAGACGTGATTGTTCCTTGATGTGCGCCAAGGTCACCATATCGGATCGTTGCCTGCGGCTGGCTGGCCGACTGCGGAAAGCCCGCAAGCCGTGCGGATCACTTCCATGACCTTGCACAGTCGTCCGATGGAAAATACGGATTGGTGCTCTTCGATGAACTTGAACCTCACGGCTTTTGGCTCGCGAAGAACACCGTGGCTTTTTTTTAAGATGTCCCGCTCCTCCTTGAGAATACGGTTCTCGCGCCGAAGTCGCTCATTCTCTTGGGCGTGGCCTAAATCCTCTGTCGACACCACATCCGTTTCTCTGTGCGCTGTGATCCACTTGTTCAACGTCGACATGCCAACGCCCAGATCATCTGCAACCTGTTTGCGCGTGAGCCCCCTCGTCAACGCGATCCGAACCGCGTCCTGGCGGAATTCGTCTGGCCGTTTCAATCCCATACTCAGTCTCCTTTGTGGAAGTAAATGCTATCAAAGGAGCGGAATCAAACCGCGACAGGTGCTGTGTCCGCGTGCATCAATATGGTGCTACCGGAAAAACGGACTCCAATCGAAGCCTGGGGTGTGCCAAGGGGGACCTGACAACGAAGAATCACGCCCTCGTCGATCCGGCGATTGATCTGACCGATCTCGTGCACCAGAGCATCCATTTGCCGTTTTCAGTTCCGACAGGCGGCCCCGTTGTGCTCCGGCACATCGCCGATCTCAGCCATCTTGGCATCCAGCTTTTCCAGCATGTCACGGAAAATGCCCCCATATTCCGGGTCGCCGGCGCGATTGTACAGTTCAAAGGGGTCCGCACCACAGTCGAACAGTTCCCATTCGGGCGGGTCATCGCCCGATGTAGCCCCGATCTGGCCGAGCGGCTCGTTGTACCAGTAGATCAATTTGTAGCGCTCGGTCCGAATGCCGTAATGGGCGAACGCATTGTGGATGACATCCTTGTGCATCCAGTAACGGTGATAGGCGACATCCTGCCACTCTTCGCCCGCCTGGCCTTCGAAAACCGGCCGCATGCTCGTCCCCTGCATGTAGGAGGGAACCGGCACGCCGGCATAATCGAGAAAGGTCGGCGCGAAATCGACATTCATGGCGATCTTCCCGGAAATGCCGCCCGGTTTTATCCCGTCGGGATAACGCACCAGAAACGGCATCTGCAGCGATTCCTCGTACATGAAGCGCTTGTCGAACCAGCCGTGCTCACCCAGGAAAAAGCCCTGATCGGAGGTGTAGATGACGATCGTGTTGTCCGCCAGTCCCGCCTCGTCGAGATAATCGAGGAGACGGCCGACATTGTCGTCGATCGACTGCACCGTTCTCAGATAGCGCTTCATGTAGCGCTGATACTTGAATTCGGCGAGTTTTTTCGGGTCGGTAAAGGTGAAGTTTTCGCCGGTCTTCACATCGATCAGCGTCACGCTTTCCCCCTCCTTCAGTTCGGGCACCTTGCGCATGTGCACATTCGGATGCTCGAACAGCAACGCGCCGACCTCCGAGCCGCCTTCGGGCTGCACCAGACCGAGATCCTCATAGGTCATGTCCGAGCGCACCCGCATCTTCGCCTCCTTCGCCGCCGCCGCGCGGTTGGCGTAATCATCGGTGAAGCTGTCGGGCAGCGGCAGGTCCGCCTCGAACATGTCCTCGTGCTTGTGATCGCAGACGAAATGCCGGTGCGGCGCCTTGTGATGGCACATCAGGAAAAACGGCCGTTCCTTGTCGCGGGCCTTGATGAAATCGATGCTCATGTCAGTGGTGATGTCGGTGACGTAACCCGGATGCACCTTCGGACCATCGCGATCGATGAACACCGGATCGTAATAGACGCCCTGCCCCGGTATCACCGCCCATTGATCGAAACCGGTCGGCTCGTGCGCCTTTCCCTCACCAAGATGCCACTTGCCGAAGATCGCCGTCTGGTAACCGGACTGTTGCAGGTGTTTGGCGACGTTCGGCAACCGGTTGTCGATATGGGTGTCGAGTGTCGTCACCAGGTTCACGTGATTATAGGTGCCGGTCATGATCGCGGCGCGGCTTGGCGTGCAGATCGAATTGGTGACATAGCAACGGTCGAGCCGCATGCCCTCGTTCGCCAGCCGGTCGAGATTGGGCGTGTTGTTAAGCCCGCCACCATAGGCCGAGATCGCGCGGGCGGCATGGTCGTCGGACATGATGAAGATGATGTTGGGTCGCATGGATCTGCCCCTTTATGTCAGTTCTGGTCTGCGGCAAGCGAGATGCCGGCAAGCGACCGTCCCTCGCTGTCGAAGAAATGGGTACGTCCCGACAATACGACACCGGTTGCGACGCCCGTCGGCGTGTTGGTGCCGCCGGGAACACGCACCACCAGTTCCTGACCCCATTCGGTGGCGACATAAACGAACTCGCTGTCGCCGAGACGTTCCACCACGCTGACCGTGCCAGTGAAATGACCGCTGTCCGGCTCCGTGAGCGTCATCTGGTCGGCCCGTAGCCCCACAACGGCGGTTCGCGCCGCATCCTCACCTGAAAGCGTGACGGCGCTTTTATCCCTGAAACGGAATGTCAGGTTTTCGCCGCCTTCGAGATCGAGAAAGTTCATCTTCGGCGATCCGATGAAACCGGCGACAAAAAGATTTGCCGGGTTCTCGTAAAGCTCCATCGGC from Martelella mediterranea DSM 17316 carries:
- a CDS encoding DMT family transporter, giving the protein MQAAPSGREASYTSGVVLMCAGVACLSANDAVAKALTSHYPPLQILFLRNVVALPFTVLIAITMGGWQALKTYRPAAHLLRGALWVCATMMFFTSFIYLGLAEATALIFVAPFFITVISALFLGEKVHIWRWLAVLFGFLGVLVVIRPGGATFQAASLLPVATALVYALLMLSARWVDARESVWTLLVYLTGTAALISVFIVPFVWVPVRLEDLWLFAAIAVFGTAGMTMMTQAFRLTPAVIVAPLDYTALVWATLFGWLIWRESPDAATFLGAAIIIASGVFTIFRQKGKAA
- a CDS encoding GNAT family N-acetyltransferase; amino-acid sequence: MLWRRSAKAMEAGKGDGNRQAMKAIFDSGAVPGLVAMHGDEAVGWIQVDRQSAFPRLASSRILKPVDEQAVWSVSCFLVDKRYRRQGLSLKLLNAAVEWARMHGAAIAEGYPIDTPKAKYPAVYAWTGFMGTYISAGFTEVARRSETRPIMRKQLKNDGED
- a CDS encoding GFA family protein, producing MIKGRCECGAVAFEVENVRDTVTVCHCSQCRRTSGHLWASTHAPFDQLTFLNDEGLRWYASSDHAKRGFCTHCGSSLFYRMNDEAGIGIAAGCLDDTSTLHISKHIFVADKGDYYPLPDDAEIIENS
- a CDS encoding sulfatase encodes the protein MRPNIIFIMSDDHAARAISAYGGGLNNTPNLDRLANEGMRLDRCYVTNSICTPSRAAIMTGTYNHVNLVTTLDTHIDNRLPNVAKHLQQSGYQTAIFGKWHLGEGKAHEPTGFDQWAVIPGQGVYYDPVFIDRDGPKVHPGYVTDITTDMSIDFIKARDKERPFFLMCHHKAPHRHFVCDHKHEDMFEADLPLPDSFTDDYANRAAAAKEAKMRVRSDMTYEDLGLVQPEGGSEVGALLFEHPNVHMRKVPELKEGESVTLIDVKTGENFTFTDPKKLAEFKYQRYMKRYLRTVQSIDDNVGRLLDYLDEAGLADNTIVIYTSDQGFFLGEHGWFDKRFMYEESLQMPFLVRYPDGIKPGGISGKIAMNVDFAPTFLDYAGVPVPSYMQGTSMRPVFEGQAGEEWQDVAYHRYWMHKDVIHNAFAHYGIRTERYKLIYWYNEPLGQIGATSGDDPPEWELFDCGADPFELYNRAGDPEYGGIFRDMLEKLDAKMAEIGDVPEHNGAACRN